From a region of the Sinorhizobium sp. B11 genome:
- a CDS encoding GNAT family N-acetyltransferase, with product MTPFRVDESFVRWNELLDLILASFAYMEGRIDPPSSASRLTVESLVEKARAEIAYAVEQAGQLVGCIFLRPEADCLYVGKLAVLPSAQGKGIGRRLLDTAEGTALDLGLPALRLETRIELVGNHTTFAAWGFEKTAEKSHPGFTRVTFIEMKKALAG from the coding sequence ATGACGCCGTTTCGTGTCGATGAGAGCTTTGTGCGCTGGAACGAGTTGCTCGATCTCATTCTCGCGTCCTTCGCCTATATGGAGGGCCGCATCGATCCGCCCTCCTCCGCAAGCCGCCTGACGGTGGAATCCCTGGTGGAAAAGGCAAGGGCAGAAATCGCTTATGCCGTGGAGCAGGCCGGGCAACTCGTCGGCTGCATTTTCCTGCGGCCCGAGGCAGATTGCCTCTATGTCGGAAAACTCGCGGTCCTGCCATCCGCGCAAGGCAAGGGCATCGGACGGCGCCTGCTCGATACAGCCGAAGGGACGGCACTCGATCTGGGCCTTCCGGCATTGAGGCTCGAGACTCGGATAGAGCTCGTCGGCAATCACACGACCTTCGCTGCCTGGGGCTTTGAAAAGACCGCAGAGAAATCTCATCCGGGTTTTACACGGGTGACGTTTATCGAAATGAAGAAAGCGCTCGCCGGCTGA
- a CDS encoding D-glycerate dehydrogenase — translation MTTKKKPKVYITRKLPDVVETRMRELFDAELNIDDTPRSVPELVEAVKTCDVLVPTVTDRIDAALIDQAGPQMKLIASFSNGTDHIDIEAAARRGITVTNTPNVLTEDTADMTMALILAVPRRIGEGARVLTDRPGEWAGWSPTWMLGRRIHGKRIGIVGMGRIGTAVARRAKAFGLSIHYHNRKRVNPATEDELEATYWESLDQMLARVDIVSVNCPSTPATFHLLSARRLALLQPTAYLVNTARGDVVDEAALIKCLREGKIAGAGLDVFENEPMVNPKLVKLANEGKVVLLPHMSSATIEGRAEMGDKVIINIRAFIDGHRPPNRVLPGR, via the coding sequence ATGACGACGAAGAAAAAACCGAAGGTCTACATAACCCGCAAGCTGCCTGATGTCGTCGAAACCCGCATGCGCGAGCTTTTCGATGCCGAGTTGAATATCGACGATACGCCGCGATCCGTTCCCGAACTCGTCGAAGCCGTCAAAACCTGCGACGTGCTCGTGCCGACCGTGACGGATCGGATCGACGCAGCCCTCATCGATCAGGCCGGGCCGCAGATGAAGCTGATCGCCAGCTTTTCGAACGGCACCGATCACATCGACATCGAAGCGGCCGCGCGCCGTGGCATCACCGTCACCAACACGCCGAATGTGCTGACCGAAGACACTGCCGACATGACAATGGCGCTGATCCTCGCCGTGCCGCGGCGGATCGGCGAGGGTGCGCGCGTGCTGACGGACCGGCCCGGTGAATGGGCTGGCTGGTCCCCCACCTGGATGCTCGGCCGGCGTATTCACGGAAAGCGTATCGGCATCGTCGGCATGGGCCGTATAGGCACGGCCGTTGCGCGCCGCGCCAAGGCTTTCGGCCTGTCGATCCACTATCACAACCGCAAGCGCGTCAATCCTGCGACTGAAGACGAATTGGAAGCGACCTATTGGGAAAGCCTCGACCAGATGCTCGCCCGCGTCGACATCGTCTCGGTGAACTGCCCCTCGACCCCCGCGACCTTCCATCTCCTGTCGGCTCGCCGCCTGGCGCTGCTGCAGCCGACCGCCTATCTCGTCAATACAGCCCGCGGTGACGTGGTCGACGAGGCGGCGCTCATCAAATGCCTGCGGGAGGGGAAGATCGCCGGCGCCGGGCTCGATGTCTTCGAGAACGAGCCCATGGTCAACCCGAAGCTGGTGAAGCTTGCCAATGAGGGCAAGGTCGTATTGCTGCCGCATATGAGCTCGGCAACGATCGAGGGACGTGCGGAGATGGGCGACAAGGTCATCATCAACATTCGCGCCTTCATCGATGGCCATCGTCCGCCGAATCGGGTGCTGCCGGGCCGATGA